In Bythopirellula goksoeyrii, a single window of DNA contains:
- a CDS encoding ECF-type sigma factor: MNSGSITHWIERVKTGSESVAEKELWDRYFLRLAALARRKLDDLPPQVRDDEDVALSALNTFFTRAKDDNFPQLHDRRDLWQLLTKITVRKTADLRRNTRAQKRGFGQLLDDSLNDEYFKNLAGNEPTPDMVAAINEECRRLMATLDPSLQTVARMKLEGYTNREIATSIGRVERTVERKLDCIRQIWSKGVALQ; the protein is encoded by the coding sequence ATGAACAGCGGGTCCATCACGCACTGGATCGAGCGGGTCAAAACGGGGAGCGAAAGTGTCGCTGAGAAGGAGTTGTGGGACCGATACTTTTTACGCTTGGCCGCCTTGGCACGCCGGAAACTTGACGACTTGCCGCCGCAAGTTCGCGACGACGAGGACGTGGCGCTTAGCGCGCTGAACACTTTCTTTACACGTGCCAAGGACGACAACTTCCCCCAACTGCACGATCGCAGAGACCTCTGGCAGCTTCTCACCAAAATTACCGTCAGAAAAACCGCTGATCTGCGTCGCAATACGCGCGCACAAAAGCGAGGATTCGGTCAATTGCTGGACGATTCTCTGAACGATGAGTATTTCAAGAATCTAGCAGGGAATGAACCCACGCCGGACATGGTGGCCGCTATCAACGAAGAATGTCGCCGCTTGATGGCCACATTGGATCCATCACTGCAAACAGTGGCTCGGATGAAACTGGAGGGCTACACCAATCGCGAAATCGCAACATCGATTGGAAGAGTCGAACGCACGGTCGAGCGCAAGCTCGACTGCATCCGACAGATCTGGTCGAAAGGAGTCGCATTACAATGA